In Vibrio coralliilyticus, the following are encoded in one genomic region:
- the fos gene encoding fosfomycin resistance glutathione transferase: MITGLNHITLAVSNVERSLDFYTRVLGFEGEVIWEKGAYLSIGELWLCLSLDSPCPKTDYSHIAFNIAEEDFATLCEHLKEHNVEQWKSNQSEGSSVYILDPDGHKLEVHCGSLASRLKSLKSKPYHGLKWLKP; this comes from the coding sequence ATGATAACCGGACTCAACCACATCACTCTCGCGGTAAGTAACGTAGAACGTTCGTTGGACTTCTATACTCGCGTTCTTGGCTTTGAAGGAGAGGTCATATGGGAGAAAGGCGCTTACCTCTCGATAGGAGAATTGTGGTTGTGCTTATCTCTAGACTCACCTTGCCCTAAAACCGATTACAGTCACATCGCATTTAATATCGCTGAGGAAGACTTCGCTACCTTATGCGAGCACCTGAAGGAACACAACGTTGAACAATGGAAAAGTAACCAAAGTGAAGGTTCCTCTGTCTATATTCTCGACCCCGATGGGCACAAACTGGAGGTTCACTGTGGAAGTTTGGCAAGCCGCTTAAAAAGCTTAAAATCAAAACCTTACCATGGTTTAAAGTGGTTGAAGCCCTAG
- a CDS encoding GNAT family N-acetyltransferase: MVTIRPMTIEDYDAVIRLWLQTEGMSVRDADSREHIALYLDRNPNLSFVAISEGHIIGAVLVGTDGRRGYMQHLAVLPQFRGQRIGYQLISQSINALANIGIAKTHLFVHDDNLNAQKFYEKLGWFPRDNIRMYSYNSSRNSNV; encoded by the coding sequence TTGGTGACCATCCGCCCAATGACAATCGAAGATTACGACGCCGTAATCCGGTTGTGGCTTCAGACTGAAGGCATGTCCGTAAGAGATGCCGATTCTCGTGAGCACATCGCACTCTACCTCGACAGAAACCCCAATTTAAGCTTCGTAGCGATCAGTGAAGGTCACATTATCGGCGCTGTTTTGGTTGGCACCGATGGTAGGCGGGGCTATATGCAACACCTAGCTGTCTTACCTCAGTTTCGCGGTCAGAGAATTGGCTATCAGTTGATAAGCCAATCCATTAACGCGCTAGCCAATATCGGCATTGCTAAAACTCATCTGTTTGTCCACGACGACAACCTCAATGCACAAAAATTCTATGAGAAACTGGGCTGGTTCCCTAGAGATAACATCAGGATGTATTCGTATAATTCTTCTCGTAATTCCAACGTCTGA
- a CDS encoding zf-TFIIB domain-containing protein, giving the protein MKCPKCDSNFEQLQTPLGDVERCIDCKGLWLDAHEIEAMKPLADVIDNGDEEIGKAYNAIDRIQCPICPNNQMLRLVDPKQPHIWFESCPTCKGRFYDAGEFKDLATIDLSDFFKKFVISERV; this is encoded by the coding sequence ATGAAATGCCCAAAATGTGACTCTAACTTTGAGCAACTTCAGACACCGCTAGGTGATGTGGAAAGATGTATTGATTGTAAAGGGCTTTGGTTAGATGCCCATGAAATCGAAGCGATGAAGCCACTTGCAGATGTCATCGACAATGGTGATGAGGAAATTGGCAAAGCGTACAACGCAATCGATCGTATTCAATGCCCAATTTGCCCAAACAACCAAATGTTGAGACTCGTCGACCCAAAACAGCCACATATTTGGTTTGAAAGTTGCCCTACTTGTAAAGGTCGTTTCTATGATGCCGGTGAATTCAAGGATCTTGCGACCATTGACCTATCGGATTTCTTCAAAAAGTTTGTGATATCTGAGCGCGTCTAA
- a CDS encoding ATP-binding protein, which produces MVYYYQYVTNVVDGDGMAIKRRLAKWFFFLVFALLGALAIYYFVTKNTEKSLSQVKDALQVEAMTKADYFREHIERNIAAAKFLHSTPPISGITRALSNDGLDVADGTTLEQWKARLSIIFKGMIENNPDVMQLSVIVADESGQEFIRVDRIQGKVLILPDNQLQSKSKESYYGALKTLNFNEIYITPINLNREHGRVAFPFQPTYRIFMPIFYESGKRFGALKINIDASSLLTYLTQAHVLADDNWLVDSDGYFITAKNEKKQFTRQLEPSANIHLLYDIREVENGYFEITSKAGSGSWLATKEEVYLGNNISKQLTLYSVINQLTVQNIVQEELTELWLVVGFVLVFALVALALFYRSYQSSLQLNQMNSRSKTVIENASDAIICLDASGAITTWNRSAEKLFGQAEHYVINKPLSSIVTLSEHDLSEVLERAKNTQAIQLIEDQITTDDTVFIEVSVAPIVSDGQRRSNSLVVNIRNITGAVKAQEALENYNSELEEKVSQRTEELQAYSFQLEDAHEKALEASQAKSKFIATISHEMRTPLNGMMGMLSLIKTGGLSAVQSNYLTMAENSVNTLAVLINDILDLSKIESGKLEINHILFSPRDVLETLVQTCAVKAREKGLEVILDTVDIDYKKVFGDPNRIKQIASNLINNAIKFTNEGEVKVLVSVTQQEPSVVRLVVDVYDTGIGIAKENQHRLFQPFSQEKSEVSEQYGGTGLGLSICRQLCKLMNGEIEFESEKDKGSHFKFFVDFDESQCEQEEKALILSGQAVAIALNNESLLESVTRTVHSLGGEVLHITDTASESLKQSDRVIFDDAHPLRQEIISMVKARAKTDSPLHAIELCAHLNQASGHYPNSFRISKPSTYLDFLVAFRGEQTKDVNVEIIENEASSIDIDLSGTRVLVVDDNEINREVARGYLERVGALVFFAHDGEQCLEVVKKSFMKGVPFDCILLDCQMPVMNGYDCSRQLRYNSQTYGSGKLPIIAMTANAFSGEREKCISYGMNDFISKPVDAELLIKKVEQWVGLPDEVLSMNQAEGFSEEMVEGGEPEWDKDNALVRMRGDHELLHTIVEIFRETASEHIEALGQSIKEGNSQEIFEWSHKLKAVCGDIGADKLRELFSKIESEARKTEGMNINYISEIYKKVLYSDIRLRREIDAYLA; this is translated from the coding sequence ATGGTCTACTATTATCAGTACGTTACTAATGTAGTCGATGGGGATGGTATGGCAATAAAACGAAGGCTAGCTAAATGGTTTTTTTTCCTAGTATTTGCCTTACTGGGTGCGTTGGCGATCTACTACTTTGTGACCAAAAATACAGAAAAAAGTCTCTCTCAAGTAAAAGACGCTTTGCAAGTGGAGGCGATGACCAAGGCTGACTACTTTCGTGAGCATATAGAAAGAAACATCGCCGCTGCTAAATTTCTTCACTCGACACCACCTATTTCAGGGATCACGAGAGCGCTCAGTAATGATGGTTTAGATGTAGCTGATGGCACCACATTGGAACAATGGAAAGCGCGTCTGAGTATTATTTTTAAAGGGATGATAGAGAACAACCCAGATGTCATGCAGTTGAGTGTGATAGTGGCAGATGAGTCAGGACAAGAGTTTATTCGAGTTGATCGCATTCAGGGGAAAGTACTTATCTTGCCTGACAATCAATTACAGAGTAAGAGTAAAGAATCCTACTACGGTGCGCTCAAAACGCTTAATTTCAACGAAATCTACATCACCCCGATTAACTTGAATCGTGAACATGGTCGAGTAGCGTTTCCTTTTCAACCAACTTATCGGATTTTTATGCCGATTTTTTATGAATCTGGGAAGCGCTTTGGTGCGCTGAAAATTAATATCGATGCGAGTTCTTTATTAACCTATCTGACCCAGGCACATGTTTTGGCGGACGATAACTGGCTGGTAGATAGTGATGGGTACTTCATTACTGCCAAGAACGAAAAAAAACAATTTACACGCCAGTTGGAGCCATCCGCAAATATCCATCTGCTATACGATATTCGAGAGGTCGAAAATGGATATTTTGAAATTACGTCGAAAGCTGGAAGCGGAAGTTGGCTAGCAACCAAGGAAGAGGTTTATCTTGGTAACAATATTTCAAAGCAGCTTACCCTCTATAGTGTGATTAATCAGCTAACGGTACAAAACATCGTTCAAGAGGAGCTCACCGAGTTATGGTTAGTGGTGGGGTTTGTTCTTGTGTTTGCTCTTGTTGCTCTTGCATTGTTCTACCGTTCATACCAGTCAAGCCTACAACTCAATCAAATGAACTCTCGATCGAAAACGGTTATTGAAAACGCTTCTGATGCGATTATCTGCCTTGATGCTTCTGGAGCCATTACCACTTGGAACCGATCTGCTGAAAAGCTATTTGGCCAAGCTGAGCACTATGTGATTAATAAACCTCTATCGAGTATTGTTACATTATCTGAGCATGATTTATCCGAAGTATTAGAGCGGGCTAAAAATACACAAGCGATACAGCTCATAGAAGACCAAATCACGACGGATGATACAGTATTTATTGAGGTAAGTGTTGCCCCTATTGTTTCTGATGGCCAGCGAAGAAGTAACTCCTTGGTAGTGAATATTCGTAACATCACTGGCGCTGTAAAAGCGCAAGAAGCATTAGAAAATTATAACTCTGAGCTAGAAGAAAAAGTTTCCCAGCGGACAGAAGAGTTGCAGGCGTATAGTTTTCAGCTAGAAGACGCCCATGAAAAGGCGCTAGAAGCCAGTCAGGCTAAAAGTAAATTTATTGCCACTATTAGTCACGAAATGCGTACTCCTCTCAATGGGATGATGGGGATGTTGAGTTTAATTAAGACCGGTGGCCTGAGCGCGGTGCAAAGTAACTACCTCACTATGGCTGAAAATAGTGTCAACACGCTTGCTGTATTGATTAACGATATTCTCGATTTATCGAAAATTGAATCCGGGAAGTTGGAAATTAATCACATCCTTTTTTCACCAAGAGATGTGCTAGAAACTCTAGTGCAAACTTGTGCGGTCAAAGCCCGAGAAAAGGGGCTCGAGGTGATTTTAGATACAGTAGATATCGACTACAAAAAGGTGTTTGGTGACCCAAATAGAATAAAGCAAATTGCGAGTAACCTGATCAATAACGCGATCAAGTTCACCAATGAGGGAGAAGTCAAGGTTCTGGTCTCAGTGACTCAACAAGAGCCCAGTGTGGTGAGGTTGGTTGTGGATGTTTACGATACGGGAATAGGGATTGCGAAAGAGAATCAGCATCGTCTTTTCCAACCATTCTCTCAAGAAAAGTCTGAAGTTTCAGAGCAATATGGTGGCACTGGGCTGGGGTTATCGATATGTCGACAGTTGTGCAAACTGATGAATGGCGAGATTGAGTTTGAATCTGAAAAAGATAAAGGCAGCCATTTTAAGTTCTTCGTTGATTTTGATGAGAGCCAGTGCGAGCAGGAAGAAAAAGCGTTGATTTTGTCGGGACAAGCAGTGGCAATCGCACTCAATAATGAATCTCTATTAGAATCGGTTACTCGCACGGTTCATTCATTAGGGGGAGAGGTCTTGCACATAACAGACACTGCCTCAGAGAGCCTGAAACAGTCTGATAGGGTAATTTTTGATGATGCTCACCCGTTGCGACAAGAGATAATCTCAATGGTTAAAGCCAGAGCTAAAACAGATAGCCCGCTACATGCGATTGAACTGTGCGCACACTTAAACCAAGCTTCGGGGCATTACCCTAATTCTTTTAGGATATCGAAGCCAAGTACTTATTTGGACTTTTTGGTTGCCTTTAGAGGGGAGCAAACAAAAGATGTCAACGTTGAGATCATAGAAAATGAAGCCTCCTCTATTGATATCGATCTGTCCGGTACCCGAGTGTTGGTTGTCGACGATAACGAGATAAATAGGGAAGTGGCTCGCGGTTATCTGGAGCGAGTCGGTGCGTTAGTCTTTTTTGCTCATGATGGCGAGCAGTGTCTTGAAGTTGTTAAGAAGTCGTTTATGAAAGGGGTACCTTTCGATTGCATCTTATTGGACTGTCAGATGCCAGTGATGAATGGATACGACTGCTCCCGTCAATTAAGGTACAACAGCCAGACATATGGCAGTGGCAAGCTGCCAATTATCGCCATGACGGCGAACGCTTTCTCTGGTGAGCGAGAGAAATGTATTTCCTATGGAATGAACGATTTTATTTCCAAACCCGTTGATGCAGAGCTTCTCATCAAGAAAGTTGAGCAGTGGGTGGGGTTGCCTGATGAGGTGCTTTCCATGAATCAAGCAGAGGGTTTTTCCGAAGAGATGGTAGAAGGTGGTGAGCCTGAATGGGATAAAGATAATGCTCTTGTAAGAATGCGTGGGGACCATGAGCTTTTGCACACTATTGTTGAGATTTTTAGAGAAACGGCATCAGAGCATATTGAAGCATTAGGTCAATCTATTAAGGAAGGTAATTCACAAGAGATATTTGAATGGAGTCACAAGTTAAAAGCCGTTTGTGGCGATATAGGAGCTGATAAGCTAAGAGAACTCTTTAGCAAAATTGAAAGTGAAGCCCGTAAAACAGAAGGCATGAATATAAATTATATCTCTGAAATCTATAAAAAAGTACTGTATTCAGATATCCGTTTACGCAGGGAAATTGATGCCTACCTTGCGTAG
- a CDS encoding DUF4144 domain-containing protein: MIDTINHENNEIQWPAFLKLEGDNELVYLASQDMLFRELESLILDTNDLVIDSAGRCFQLASDSETIGLNMTPKKYDLTEITELIQVHAFSKAQVCIIKIQFDSIHAAIDSLRDQ; the protein is encoded by the coding sequence TTGATAGATACCATCAACCACGAAAACAATGAAATCCAATGGCCCGCTTTTCTTAAGCTCGAAGGTGATAACGAACTCGTTTACCTCGCTTCACAAGATATGCTTTTTCGAGAGCTAGAATCACTGATACTCGACACCAACGATTTGGTCATCGATTCTGCTGGAAGGTGTTTCCAACTAGCGTCAGACTCTGAAACAATCGGGTTAAACATGACGCCAAAAAAATACGACTTGACCGAAATAACCGAACTAATTCAGGTACATGCATTTAGCAAAGCTCAAGTTTGTATTATAAAGATTCAATTTGATTCCATTCACGCCGCGATCGATTCATTACGCGATCAATAA
- a CDS encoding class I SAM-dependent DNA methyltransferase produces the protein MSEMYTKHAKQYDAVVKDNIYNALLERPSTMALLDDLSGADVVDMGCGSGVYAEWFISQSVKHLTCVDASSDMIDLVQAKLGDQVSAYVQDIAKGLPHESDSSADVIVCPLVLHYIEDLTPVFSDVYRVLKPGGYIVFSTHHPFADFECSTSGNYFEREYIEEEWNTVGTPVKVGFYRRSLMEVSEAISASGLKISRITEGNLDEKVKSACEATYQRLKNNPNFIFFRCEKPSAD, from the coding sequence ATGTCTGAAATGTACACCAAACACGCTAAACAGTACGATGCTGTCGTCAAGGACAACATTTACAACGCCTTGCTCGAGCGCCCTTCAACCATGGCGCTTCTCGATGACCTTTCAGGTGCTGATGTTGTTGACATGGGCTGCGGTTCCGGCGTGTATGCTGAGTGGTTTATCAGCCAATCGGTGAAGCACCTGACTTGTGTTGATGCGTCTAGCGATATGATCGATCTTGTACAAGCCAAACTGGGCGATCAAGTCAGCGCTTACGTACAGGATATTGCGAAAGGCCTGCCTCATGAGTCAGACAGTAGCGCCGACGTCATCGTCTGCCCTCTAGTGTTGCACTATATCGAAGATCTCACACCAGTCTTCTCAGATGTGTATCGAGTTCTTAAACCCGGTGGTTACATCGTATTTTCAACCCACCACCCTTTTGCAGATTTTGAATGTTCAACCTCGGGCAATTACTTTGAACGCGAATACATCGAAGAAGAGTGGAACACGGTCGGTACGCCGGTAAAAGTAGGCTTCTATCGACGCTCTCTAATGGAAGTCAGTGAGGCAATTAGTGCGTCTGGGCTAAAGATATCTCGTATCACCGAAGGTAATCTGGATGAAAAAGTGAAATCCGCTTGTGAAGCTACCTATCAGCGTTTGAAGAACAACCCTAATTTCATTTTCTTCCGTTGTGAAAAGCCAAGCGCAGACTAA
- a CDS encoding carbon-nitrogen hydrolase family protein codes for MEQTLIIGLAQAPAKRGDIKANLRTHLMHVEQSSQLGANLVVFPELSLTGYELDLADELAFDLSTPAINALSSAATAHNITIIAGCPLAVPDSKPHIAAVICFPNGEIEFYSKQYLHDGEGTYCAAGKTNYVLNINNKCIALAVCADFTEPEHAQGAADNKADLYLVSALISPTGFTPDANILSGIARNHAFPVLLCNHISKTGGWDTCGKNSAWNAQGELAGTSDNAQQGLLICTMSKNHLSAQFHSLQESGY; via the coding sequence ATGGAACAAACACTTATCATTGGTTTGGCTCAGGCTCCAGCCAAGCGAGGAGACATTAAAGCCAATTTGCGCACTCACCTTATGCATGTGGAGCAATCTTCTCAGCTTGGTGCAAATCTCGTTGTGTTTCCCGAACTGTCTTTAACAGGGTACGAGCTGGATCTAGCCGACGAGCTTGCCTTTGACCTATCAACTCCTGCGATTAATGCACTTTCGTCCGCAGCTACTGCACATAATATTACGATCATTGCGGGCTGTCCGCTTGCAGTGCCAGACTCAAAACCACATATTGCCGCGGTTATTTGCTTTCCAAACGGAGAGATCGAGTTCTACTCCAAACAGTACCTGCATGACGGTGAAGGCACTTATTGCGCTGCAGGAAAAACCAATTACGTGCTCAACATTAATAATAAGTGCATTGCGCTCGCCGTATGTGCTGATTTTACTGAACCTGAGCACGCCCAAGGCGCAGCCGACAACAAAGCAGACCTTTATCTTGTTAGTGCCCTGATCTCACCAACTGGTTTCACCCCTGATGCTAATATTTTGTCTGGCATTGCTCGTAACCATGCGTTCCCAGTCCTCCTTTGCAATCACATATCGAAAACAGGTGGATGGGATACTTGCGGCAAGAACAGTGCTTGGAATGCTCAAGGGGAATTAGCAGGTACATCCGACAATGCTCAGCAAGGCTTACTTATTTGTACAATGAGTAAAAACCACCTTTCAGCGCAGTTTCATTCTCTTCAGGAAAGCGGCTATTAG